From the Musa acuminata AAA Group cultivar baxijiao chromosome BXJ3-7, Cavendish_Baxijiao_AAA, whole genome shotgun sequence genome, one window contains:
- the LOC103992906 gene encoding protein IMPAIRED IN BABA-INDUCED STERILITY 1, with translation MGCVSSKNAVSVTPAVDSSGFLRDHRERSGPILACSLRHQTGQGTERGYPERKVELDSLESKEYEKPNSDSTRLQSFRPGNLHKHIEGEQVTAGWPSWLSVVAGEAIHGWVPLKADSFEKLEKIGQGTYSSVFRARDLDTGKIVALKKVRFDNFEPESVRFMAREIKILRRLDHPNIVKLEGLITSQLSCSLYLVFEYMEHDLSGLSSSPDIKFSESQIKCYMQQMLSGLEHCHLRGIIHRDIKGANILVNNEGVLKIADFGLANFFSHGHKQRLTGRVVTLWYRPPELLLGSTDYEETVDLWSVGCVFAEMFIGRPILQGRTEVEQLHKIFKLCGSPPDEYWNKSTLAHATIFRPHHPYENILQETFKSLPGSAISLLETFLSIEPYKRGTATSSLEAEYFRTKPYACEPSSLSKYPPTKEIDAKSRDETRRIRGASRGRGSEATRRPLRANRASRAAGGLSRITDSKEESQINAVTSSGNVKKDCLRVDGETGLFVDLQPLPLIKHPNEGHSACSSQEDFALSGPLCVSASSGFAWAKMQGEGHAYGRSGSRCSSKSHLSYERDPSCIENVKSKHEFKGQENGDVPVVSKSHVPHELAKRAMLKRWTQLEHPDSLDPSDVYYSQEFSGALYKGDPLSMRHNNLGFHDQDRIEFSGPLLSESHKVDELLQKHERHMRQAIRRSWFQRGRKQGK, from the exons ATGGGTTGCGTCTCGTCGAAGAATGCGGTCTCCGTGACCCCGGCGGTCGATTCCTCCGGTTTCCTACGTGACCACCGGGAGCGGTCGGGACCGATCTTGGCGTGCTCGCTGCGGCATCAGACCGGACAGGGAACCGAGCGGGGATATCCGGAGAGGAAGGTGGAATTGGATAGCCTCGAATCGAAGGAATATGAGAAGCCGAACTCCGATAGTACGAGATTACAGAGTTTTCGGCCGGGGAACCTTCACAAGCACATAGAAGGGGAGCAGGTTACCGCCGGATGGCCCTCTTGGCTCAGTGTCGTCGCTGGGGAAGCAATTCACGGTTGGGTGCCCCTAAAAGCTGACTCTTTTGAGAAGCTGGAGAAG ATTGGACAAGGTACTTATAGCAGTGTGTTTAGAGCACGTGATCTCGACACTGGCAAGATTGTTGCCTTGAAGAAGGTCCGCTTTGACAATTTTGAGCCAGAGAGTGTTAGGTTCATGGCAAGGGAAATAAAGATACTACGAAGGCTTGACCATCCAAATATTGTGAAGCTGGAAGGTTTGATTACCTCTCAGTTATCATGCAGTCTCTACCTTGTATTTGAATATATGGAACATGATCTTTCTGGTCTTTCGTCCTCTCCTGACATTAAATTCTCTGAATCACAG ATCAAGTGCTATATGCAACAGATGTTATCTGGACTTGAGCATTGCCATTTGCGTGGTATTATTCATCGTGACATAAAGGGAGCAAATATTCTAGTCAACAATGAGGGGGTTCTGAAAATCGCTGATTTTGGTCTCGCAAACTTCTTCAGTCATGGGCATAAACAACGATTAACTGGCCGTGTTGTGACTCTATGGTACCGGCCACCTGAACTATTATTGGGTTCAACTGACTATGAAGAAACTGTAGATTTGTGGAGTGTTGGCTGTGTATTTGCAGAAATGTTTATTGGAAGACCCATCTTGCAAGGCAGAACCGAG GTTGAACAATTACATAAAATCTTTAAACTTTGCGGTTCCCCTCCGGATGAGTACTGGAATAAGTCCACGTTGGCCCATGCTACGATCTTCAGACCTCATCATCCTTACGAAAATATTCTCCAGGAGACATTCAAAAGTTTACCAGGAAGTGCCATTAGCTTGTTAGAAACATTTCTGTCTATTGAACCTTATAAGCGTGGTACTGCCACCAGTTCTCTTGAAGCAGAG TATTTCAGAACAAAGCCTTATGCTTGTGAGCCCTCAAGTTTGTCAAAATACCCACCCACCAAAGAGATAGATGCAAAGAGTCGTGATGAGACTCGCAG GATAAGAGGTGCTAGTAGAGGCCGAGGATCGGAAGCCACAAGAAGACCATTGAGAGCAAATAGAGCTTCACGGGCAGCAGGTGGGCTCAGTAGGATAACAGACAGCAAAGAG GAGTCACAGATCAATGCTGTAACCAGCAGTGGCAATGTAAAGAAAGATTGTTTGAGAGTAGATGGTGAAACTGGATTGTTTGTAGATCTCCAGCCATTGCCATTGATCAAACATCCAAATGAAGGTCACAGTGCGTGCAGCTCCCAGGAGGATTTTGCTTTATCAGGGCCTTTATGTGTTTCTGCTTCTAGCGGCTTTGCATGGGCAAAAATGCAGGGAGAAGGTCATGCATATGGTAGATCTGGCAGTAGGTGTAGCTCAAAAAGCCATCTTTCTTATGAAAGAGATCCATCCTGtattgaaaatgttaaaagtaagCATGAGTTCAAGGGACAAGAAAATGGTGATGTGCCTGTTGTTTCAAAAAGCCATGTGCCCCATGAGTTGGCAAAACGTGCAATGCTGAAAAGGTGGACACAGTTAGAACATCCAGACTCACTTGACCCTTCTGACGTATACTATTCTCAGGAGTTTTCAGGAGCCCTATATAAGGGAGATCCATTGTCAATGCGGCATAACAATTTG GGTTTCCATGATCAAGACAGAATTGAGTTTTCAGGACCTTTATTGTCTGAATCTCACAAGGTTGATGAGCTTTTACAGAAGCATGAACGCCACATGCGTCAAGCAATTAGGAGATCATGGTTCCAAAGAG GGAGAAAGCAAGGAAAATAG
- the LOC135642104 gene encoding probable WRKY transcription factor 3, whose protein sequence is MKEENGGGETVREGDAAAPAPVAPRAGAPPRPTITLPPRFALESLFHCGGGGAGASEVSPGPLTLVSSFFADDPESECRSFTQLLVGAMNSPVAAARRTVGSAGEQGKEVEKRSSGGELESGGGLVLLGQNRPPSLAISQPQYFTVPPGLSPASLLDSPAFFSSGLGNFAMSHQEVLAQVTAQAAQSQFRMSSQAEFPSPFLTAAATTSSPQQLIPKIPTLKPIDTVLESAEGFQSDQRSQPTTTIVDKPVHDGYNWRKYGQKVVKGSEYPRSYYKCTNPNCPVKKKVERSVDGQVTEIIYKGQHNHQCPLPNKRAKEGGSLPSRSHETNGNLDNPNLVSLDHDGNFGKLNNIKVVPITRKDQESGYETPEQISGSTDGEEVADVKADVGDDGEREPKRRNMAASSQKTLTEPRIIVQTRSEVDLLDDGFRWRKYGQKVVKGNPHPRSYYKCTFAGCNVRKHIERSPTDPKAVITTYEGKHNHDVPAARKSSHDTVTSGAALKNA, encoded by the exons atgaaggaggagaacggcGGCGGCGAGACAGTCCGTGAAGGTGATGCCGCGGCGCCGGCGCCGGTGGCTCCGAGGGCGGGGGCGCCACCGCGGCCCACCATAACCCTCCCTCCCCGTTTCGCCCTCGAGAGCCTTTTCcactgcggcggcggcggcgcgggCGCCTCCGAGGTGAGCCCCGGCCCGTTGACGCTGGTGTCGAGCTTCTTCGCGGATGACCCCGAATCGGAGTGCCGGTCCTTCACTCAGCTGCTCGTCGGTGCGATGAATTCTCCGGTGGCAGCGGCGAGGAGGACGGTGGGCTCCGCGGGGGAACAGGGGAAGGAGGTGGAGAAGCGCTCCAGCGGTGGGGAACTGGAGAGCGGTGGCGGGTTGGTCCTGTTGGGGCAGAATAGGCCGCCGAGTCTGGCGATTAGCCAGCCGCAATATTTCACTGTACCGCCAGGGTTGAGCCCTGCGAGCTTGCTTGATTCTCCTGCGTTCTTCTCATCTGGCCTG GGGAATTTTGCAATGTCCCACCAAGAGGTCCTTGCTCAAGTCACAGCCCAGGCTGCACAATCTCAGTTTAGAATGTCAAGTCAGGCAGAATTCCCATCACCTTTCTTAACAGCAGCAGCAACTACTTCCTCACCACAGCAACTAATCCCAAAGATACCTACTCTTAAACCAATTGATACTGTATTAGAATCTGCAGAAGGTTTCCAATCTGACCAAAGATCCCAACCTACTACAACCATTGTTGATAAACCTGTGCATGATGGCTACAATTGGCGGAAGTATGGTCAGAAGGTTGTGAAAGGGAGTGAATATCCTAGGAGTTATTATAAATGCACCAATCCAAACTGCCCAGTTAAGAAAAAGGTAGAACGCTCAGTAGATGGTCAAGTAACCGAGATAATCTACAAGGGCCAACATAATCATCAATGCCCTCTACCAAATAAGCGTGCCAAGGAAGGTGGCAGTTTGCCTAGCAGATCACATGAGACAAATGGAAACCTTGATAATCCTAACCTAGTCTCTCTGGATCATGATGGAAATTTTGGCAAACTAAACAACATAAAGGTTGTTCCAATtaccagaaaagatcaagaatctgGTTATGAGACGCCTGAACAAATATCTGGGTCAACTGATGGCGAAGAAGTGGCTGATGTTAAGGCAGATGTGGGAGATGATGGTGAACGTGAACCTAAAAGAAG GAACATGGCAGCTTCTTCTCAGAAGACATTGACTGAGCCTAGGATCATTGTGCAGACAAGAAGTGAGGTTGATCTTTTGGATGATGGGTTTAGATGGCGTAAATACGGGCAAAAAGTAGTGAAAGGAAATCCTCATCCAAG GAGCTATTATAAGTGCACTTTTGCAGGATGCAATGTCAGGAAGCATATTGAGAGATCACCAACAGATCCCAAGGCTGTAATAACAACATATGAGGGAAAACATAACCATGATGTGCCAGCTGCTAGAAAAAGCAGCCATGACACAGTAACTTCTGGTGCTGCTTTAAAAAATGCATGA
- the LOC103992905 gene encoding uncharacterized protein LOC103992905 yields MGACVSKSRNRSGSLKYSLRSRKCFLQSKKCFLRSRKCSLRSRKCHGKILDPIPDASKIHIADAENRSTDFAFSEFVHVETAAATYKRSEVSNLTFHLTQLQWHHNQMDANGICQEESWFDSVSILESESDDDVVSVHGDSIPSVNPIGTQTLQYGNASRFNKHSKEGHETEDKSRVNKTSSCVCKLVPSVSFNDKIQQPNTCLPCQKKRSAVINLSYKRKSFDGEELTEFCASKRFLYHPKGGLVIPCSPSGKSSPGCWSFLEPSTFKLRGESYFRDKKKCPAPNYAPYYPIGVDLFVCPQKIHHIAQHIELPYVKPHEKVPSLLIANIQMPTYPAAMFLSDSDGEGMSLVLYFKISECYDKEVSSSLQDLIRRFIDDETEKVKGFAMESSIPFRERLKIMVGVVNPEDLLLSAAEKKLIQAYNGKPVLSRPQHNFYSGANYFEIDLDIHRFSYISRKGLEAFRERLKHGILDLGLTIQAQKPEELPEQILCCLRLNKIDFVNHGQIPTIVALDDDRSRSI; encoded by the exons ATGGGCGCATGtgtatcaaaatcaagaaatagatCCGGATCTCTGAAGTACTCTCTTCGATCCAGAAAATGCTTTCTTCAATCCAAAAAATGCTTTCTTCGTTCCAGAAAATGCTCTCTTCGATCCAGAAAATGCCATGGAAAGATTTTGGATCCCATTCCTGATGCTTCTAAAATTCACATTGCTGATGCTGAAAATCGCTCGACTGATTTCGCTTTTAGTGAATTTGTTCATGTTGAGACTGCTGCGGCAACTTATAAAAGATCTGAGGTTTCCAATTTGACATTCCATCTCACCCAGTTACAGTGGCACCACAATCAGATGGATGCTAATG GGATTTGCCAAGAAGAATCATGGTTTGACTCTGTCAGTATTTTAGAATCTGAGTCTGATGATGATGTTGTCAGTGTCCATGGAG ACTCAATTCCATCAGTAAATCCAATTGGGACACAAACATTGCAGTATGGAAATGCTTCACGCTTTAACAAACATTCCAAAGAAGGACATGAGACAGAGGACAAATCTCGTGTCAACAAGACATCATCTTGTGTGTGCAAGTTAGTCCCTTCTGTCAGTTTTAATGACAAAATACAACAGCCAAACACGTGCCTACCGTGTCAAAAGAAAAGGTCAGCAGTTATCAACCTTTCTTACAAGAGGAAGTCTTTTGATGGAGAAGAGCTGACTGAATTCT GTGCGTCAAAAAGATTCCTATATCATCCGAAAGGAGGATTAGTCATTCCATGTTCTCCCAGTGGAAAATCAAGTCCTGGATGCTGGTCCTTTCTTGAACCTTCAACTTTTAAGCTTCGTGGAGAAAGCTATTTCAG AGATAAAAAGAAATGTCCTGCTCCAAACTATGCACCATATTATCCAATCGGTGTAGACTTGTTTGTATGTCCACAAAAGATACATCACATTGCCCAACATATTGAGCTTCCATATGTTAAACCTCATGAGAAAGTTCCTTCACTCCTAATTGCCAATATTCAG ATGCCTACTTATCCAGCCGCAATGTTTCTCAGCGATAGTGATGGGGAGGGGATGAGCCTTGTATTGTATTTTAAAATTTCTGAATGTTATGATAAAGAAGTTTCTTCTAGCCTCCAAGATTTAATAAGG AGGTTTATTGATGATGAAACCGAAAAGGTTAAAGGGTTTGCAATGGAGTCTAGCATTCCATTTAGAGAGCGATTGAAAATAATGGTTGGGGTGGTTAATCCAGAGGATCTTCTCTTGAGTGCAGCAGAAAAGAAGCTGATACAAGCATATAATGGGAAGCCAGTGCTTTCACGCCCTCAGCACAATTTTTACTCG GGAGCAAACTACTTTGAGATTGATCTCGATATACATCGCTTTAGCTATATATCAAGAAAGGGGCTTGAAGCATTTCGAGAACGTCTAAAACATGGGATCCTTGATTTGGGTCTGACAATCCAG GCACAGAAGCCGGAGGAGCTCCCGGAGCAGATCCTTTGTTGTCTGAGACTAAACAAGATTGATTTCGTCAATCATGGGCAGATTCCAACCATCGTCGCGCTCGATGATGATCGATCCAGATCCATTTGA